In one Gammaproteobacteria bacterium genomic region, the following are encoded:
- a CDS encoding peptidylprolyl isomerase, with protein MTDIIKQVVADNKFVELTYKVIDQKSGNVLTEVEFPLGYVHGVSEVLAPAVMTELEGKAAGDIIEVPIDCNQLYGPRDESLVITDLIDNVPGEYREVGTAILMENDKGQTKSFLVTRIDDKTITIDGNNPLCGREVVFRLEVLTVRDATEQEIESGGSVEAGPDVGQPMIKLD; from the coding sequence AGTTGTCGCAGACAACAAGTTCGTCGAGCTCACCTATAAGGTCATTGACCAGAAATCCGGTAATGTTCTCACTGAGGTTGAATTTCCGCTGGGTTATGTTCATGGTGTGAGCGAGGTCCTCGCACCGGCCGTTATGACGGAACTCGAAGGAAAGGCCGCTGGCGATATCATCGAGGTGCCGATCGATTGTAACCAGTTATATGGACCGCGGGACGAGTCGCTCGTGATAACCGACTTAATCGACAACGTGCCAGGAGAGTACCGTGAAGTCGGCACTGCCATTCTGATGGAAAACGACAAGGGGCAGACGAAGAGTTTTCTCGTAACTCGGATCGATGACAAGACAATCACGATTGATGGCAACAACCCGCTGTGTGGCAGAGAGGTCGTTTTTCGGCTCGAAGTACTGACCGTACGTGACGCAACGGAGCAGGAGATCGAATCCGGAGGAAGTGTCGAGGCGGGTCCGGATGTCGGGCAGCCCATGATCAAACTGGATTGA